In Thermococcus chitonophagus, the genomic stretch TGAAGCCCCGAGGGATGCTCTATGAACGTTCTAACTCCGCTCCACATAGGAAACGGGAACGAGCTAACGCCAATAGACTTCTATCCTAGGGACAATGAGATTCTAGTTCTGGACGTCGAAAGGCTAGTGCACGACCTGCAGAGGCTTGGAGCCGATATAGGAGAGATCCTCGATATGATAAGGAACCCAACTGAAGACCTCTACGTCTGGAAGAAGTTTTTCGCCGAGTACAGGATAAATCCGGAGCAGTACGCTAAGTACAAACTTAAGGTGAGGGGCAGGATAGGGAAAATGAGCTCGAGGATAAGGGAGTTCATAAAGGAAAATGGAAAGCCCTACATTCCCGGGAGTTCAATAAAGGGGGCAATAAGGACTGCAGTAATGTATGAGATCATCAAGGAGTGTGGAAACACGCTCACGGTTATAGAAGCCCTAAAAGAAGGGGCAAAAGTAGCAGGGAAAGATCCAATAGCGGTGCAGGGGCTTATAAGGGGCATAGGACATCCCGCGAATAGCGATATCCTCGATTACTACATCCACTACATCGATATGGAGATCAAGAGGGCCTCCCAAAGGAGGAAGGGGGTAAACTTAAGGACAATTGACGACCTCTTAGAGGCGATAGTCTTCGGGTTCGATATTGGAAGGGGTGGAGTAAGGCACGAACCCAAGAGGGATCCACTGAGAGCCCTCATCGTTAGGGATTCCTCAAAGGTACAGCTCAAGAATCTAGCAGTTTATGAAGTCAGGATTATTGGAGCAGACGTTGACATTCCAGTGTGGGTCGAAGCACTAGAGCCGAACACCACGTTCAACGTTGAGGTTAAGTTTGACAAGGACTTAGCAGAGAGGAACTCCAGCTACTTCAACGGCCTCCTCTGGCACTGTAAAGGTGAGGAATTGGAAGATTTCATCTGGAAGGCAGTTGAGGACTTCTATGGTGAATTGGCTAGGATTGACGGAATTAGGGGGTCAAACCTCCTGAGAATAGGTTGGGGCAAGGGCTGGGTGTCTAACACCATAGGCCTTCTCCTAAAGAGGAAAGGTCAGAAATGGGAGAGGGTTAGGAAAAAGCTGGGACTTGGTAAAAAACCCAAAGGAAAGAGCATTTCCTCAGTATTTCCCAAGACCAGGAGAATTGCAGACGGAATGCCAATGGGGTGGGTAGAGTTATGAAGGTCTTGATTTCCCCCTGGGGGAACTTCAGGAGCTGGAGTGAAGTGGAGTACCACTTCGAAGGTAAACGCATGAAATCGAAATCCCCGCTCCCCCTCCTTCACGATGCGATTGAACCGGACAAAACCATGGTTATCCTGCCGGATACCCTCGCAAGTGATCTAGAAAGGGCGGAGAGAGAAGTCGAGGAAGGGGCCAGGGAATTCCTGAGGGAGCTTGGAGTTGAGGCAGAGGTAATAGTGATCCGGGAACTGGGAAGTTCCCCAACGGAGAGTTCCTGGGGCATCCAACGGACGCCTATTACTATCTCACCTACAGGCTTTCCCGGGAGATTCCAGTGAAAGATCTCGAGGTTCACCTCGACATAACCCACGGCCTGAGTCACAAGCTTAGGTGTAAACGTGATAGAGGAGAGGAATATTGTAGAGAGACCAGTAAGCGAGAAGGTAGGGAAACGGGTACTCAAAAATTACTCCCTCGAGAACGCTGAATTTGGCAGAATAATGGCAAAGTTCAGGATTAACTCGGCGAAGCTCAATCTCTGGACTTCTTCAATATTACTTGGACTACCCCTACTCCTAGCAACCACTCACCCAAATCTAACCGAAATACTTCAAATACTGGATGAGGCCCTCTGCGAGTTTAGGGAAAATACCGAAGTTCAAGGGAAGACCCTCGAGAGGAGGATTGGATTAGGAAAAGATTTCGCAACGCTATCAAAGCTCGCCTTTCAGGTTAGGGTTATCAACTGTCTCCTAGAGGATATGAACCTGCCCAAGGAAGAATTATCCGCCGACGAGCTTTTCGAAATAGCGGATAGGGTGTTCAAAGGCAGAATCGGGGCATCAACAAGAAAGGAAATAGACAGGATACTAACAAGGGTTGGAGACGTGAAGGAGTGGACTAGGCTAAGAGAGTTCTTCCCGAATGCAAACCCCCAGGTAGACCCCAGGAACTTCTTAGCCCATGCTGGCCTCGAAGCTAACCTAGTGGAGGTAAAGAGAGAGAAGGACGTGCTTTTTAGGTATACTAAGGATCGGGTTCTCTACGGAGGGAAGATGGAAGATCCATGGAGGGTTATATCGAGGATTTTGGGTGGTTAAAGTGCTCCTCCCATATATGAGGAATGGCGAACTATTTTTGGAAAGAATTGGAGTAAAGGAAGTTAGTGAAGATGTGGTTAAGGAGAAGTACCTCGAACCAATAAAGGCCCTAACCCTCGACTTAATTCCGGTGGAAGATGACGCCCAAGCCCTCAAGCTATTAAAGAGCTACGGCTTCGAAGTTGCCGTAACTAGTAAGAGCATACTAGATGCTTTTCTAAAGAGGAGGAAGGGAGTATGCTCAATCTGCGGTAGGGAGGGAGAAGTCGTTGAGAACAGGGCCTTCATATACCCTTTCGAGAGGAAGATAGATTCTATAGTAAACGAAAAGAACAGGCTGACCTTCTGCTTAGAACACGCCTTCAAGCTCTATTCGGCAATGGGATACCTCTACGTAGTCCCCATCGGAGGGAAGGATAAGCTCAAGTTCTTCTTTGAAGGTGAAAGCAGGGCATTTAGAAGATTTTCCTACCTGTTCAGGGAGTTCTGGAAGGAGAAATCGAATGTAAACAGGGACAGGGTAGTAACAAAGCTCAGCTTAAAGCCCTACCACGGGAACGAGGCGTTCTTCTCAGTCCTCTACGACTTCGTTGACTTCCTCAGGGGAAGAAGGATGATACAGGAAGCCTACGATATCGAGAGGAGTATAAGGGCATACCTAGTCTACGGCTCGGGCCAGTTCTACGGATCAACTATCGTGGAGGGGACTAGGCTCGTAGAGCTCACGAAGTTCCTGGCAACTTTAGCGGAGAAGAAGGTTGTGAAGGGCTTTTTTGACGACCTCGTTATTCCAAGGGGTAAGGATAAAAAGAAGAACACGCTCGAGAGGGAGAAGTTCTTCTCGAAACTGCTGGACGGAAAGTTCGATTTTATCTTACTGAACCAGATATTCATTGAGAGGGTGAAGAGAAAGTTGAGGGTGCCGAGATATTATCTTCCCTGGGCTCGCGCGTATTTTGAAGCCTTCGGAGGTGATATCTTGAACCTGGAGGTTTTTGAAAGGATAAACGGGCTGGGCTACTCCCTGGGGAAGAAAGTGAAGGGAACGAACCTAGAGAAGTACTTCTGGGAGCTCTTCAGGGCCAGGGGCTTTGAGGAATTCATGAACAAACTTGTCGAACTGCAGGCCAAGCTCGAAATTAGTATGGACGTTAGGCCCTTCTACGAGAACGAGAAGAATTGGAAGGTTTTGAAGGCCATCCTCCTGAACGGTATGCTAAACGCGATCCACGGTGGTGAAGATGAAGGCAATTGAAGTTGTTACCCTAACAAAGGTTGAGGGGGCAAATCTAAACTCGAACGGAACCGAGGGGGTAATCTCGGTCTTAAAGAAGGTAAGGGATCCAGTGGACGGGAGGGAGTACGTTAGGATCTCGGGGCAGAGCGTGAAGTACCACCTAAGGCAGATCCTCAAAGAATTAGGCTGGGAGCTCAGCCAGATAGTCCCCAGGGCTGAAGGTGGGCAGAAAGTCATAGTTTCCCAGGGAGAGCCACACAGGTACATAGACGATGACCTCTTCGGCTACATGATTGCCAAGAAAGTCGAGGGCAAGAACGCCACCCTAAGGAGAACCGCGGTCGTGAGAACTAACGGAATGATGTCGATATTCCCCTACCAGGAGGACAGGGACTTTGGAGTTCGCTACGATCCGACGGGGGATCAGCACAACATATACGAGACCGAGATAACTACAAACGTCATGAGGGGGAACTTCTTCATAGAGGTTGACAGGCTTGGGGTTTTCAAGGAGGGCCTAGAGGTTCCAAGGCTTGAGGGCCTTGAAGTCAGGAGGGAGAGGGATCCGACGGGCAATGAGGTAACGCTCTACGTCCTACCAAAGGAGGAGAGGGAGAAGAGGCTTAGGGCGATAATAAAGGCCATCCTAGAGTACCACGGTGGGGCTAAGCTAAGCAACTTCTTCACCAAGGTGTACCCTGAGATTGCAGTTGTGGTATTACTGAGGAGGAAGATACCAGTGGTTGGAGATGCATTACGGGTCAAGGAAGGTTACGTTGACGGGAAGTTCGTTCTAGACGTGGAGAGGCTCAAGGAGACGCTTGAGGCCTTCAGAGACAACATAGAAAAGATCTACATAGGGCTATTTGAGAGCAGGTTCGCCAACGTTGAAGAGCTTAAGGAGGCGTTCAAGGACTGGGACAACGTGAAGATAATGAGCATGAAAGACCTGAAGGAGGAGATGGAGAAAATAGGCCTCGGTGAGTGAAATTGCTTGGACTTGTGGTGGACGCAAGGCCCCTTCAGGCGCACTTCAGGGTCCCCCACTCCTCCCTACTTTTAGAGACCTATCCTTTTCCGCCAAAGACGACAGCTATAGGAATGGTTGCTGGGGCAATGGGACTCGGTGAGAGAAACTTCCTCCAACTGGTGAGGGAGGTAAAGTATGGCGTGATAATAGAGGATCCTGGGGAAAGGATTGAGGAGGTAAGTGCGATATACAAGAACCCCTACTCCCCAAGCTACCCGATAACGAGGGTTTCCCTGTACAAGCCGAGGTTCAGGATGTTCTTCCTTGGTGAGGAGGAGGTAATTGAGAGGGCATATGATGCCTTACAGGATCCTGTGTACGTCCCCTACATGGGCGACAGCGAGAGCCTCTTTTATCCCAACGGAAGGAAGTTCGTTGAGATATTGAACGTTGAGGAAGGGGAAGAAACAACGCTAAGGAGTGTTCTCCCTGGGGATGCAAAGATAAAGGAGTTCAAACCCCTTAGGAAGAGGATCCAAGTCCCCAGGATGTACGAGGCTCCAGTTGACTTTACCGTTAAGGGCAAAAGTAGGAGAGCGGTGTATGGGAAGTTCGTTGCGTTCTCTGGAGGCTTCGTCGAGCTCGAAGAGCCCCTGAAAGTTGTGCTCTTCGATGGGGAACCGGTGTTCGTGTTTTAGTGTTACTATTTTTCTTTTTTGTGTTATTTTTTGTTATGTTGGGTTTTTCATTTGTTGGTTTTGGGTTTGTTGGCGTTGTTTTATCCTATTGAAGGCCTGCTCGGGTCTGGAATTCTGGATTAAGGGTTTAGGTTGGGAACTACTGGGTTTAATGTCGTATTATAAATTTTTGCTCTGAGAGTATCTCGTTAGTGGTAATTTATTGGATGTTTTAGCTAACTAGGTGGTTATAACTTCTCCTGGCCCTATTCTTGATTTAAAGTCATAGAAACCTTAAATTGGATAGTCTAGGAGTTTTAGTTAACTTGCATTTTTGGATTAATTTAACGCCTCGAACTTTTTCGAGTTTACTTAGTTTCGATTGTTTGGAAGTTGATTTTACGGGTTTGTAAGGGTGGGTTAGTGAATTATTGTCATTTTCTGGCCCCGTTATTTTCAGGGTAAGTTTATAAAGGAATGACAGTGCTACGGGTTTCCCAGGAAAGTAAATTATTTAAGCCCTCAGAAGAGAGTATCAGTCGAACAAAGCCAAAAACCCCAAAGTTTCCGTAGAACTCAATAGTGTGGAAACATCGCCTTCTTGGCACCCTCCTTGATCCATCCTGGGAGTTTCCGTAGAACTCAATAGTGTGGAAACTCAATAAGCCAGCCTATGGCTCCTCCAACGAGTTTTCCGTTTCCGTAGAACTCAATAGTGTGGAAACATGGCCTTGACAACGATATCCCCCAATGCGGGGAAAGCGTTTCCGTAGAACTCAATAGTGTGGAAACACTACAAACTTGCTCAATCCATGACTCCTTGCAAATTCGTTTCCGTAGAACTCAATAGTGTGGAAACGAAAATCCACTCTTTCGACAGTTCGTCCTTTTCAACAACTCCAGTTTCCGTAGAACTCAATAGTGTGGAAACAAAATTTCTTGAATGACTTTTATCGAGTGCTCTGCCCCCTCTATCCCTGCAATCTCAGGTTTCCGTAGAACTAAATAGTGTGGAAAGCTAAGTCGTCCGTATGAATTGTACCTGCCGCACTTGGTTTCCGTAGAACTAAATAGTGTGGAAAGGGGCCTGTTTACCGGGGCTAAGAAATACGGCTGGCTGGGTTTCCGTAGAACTAAATAGTGTGGAAAGATCTCAAGAACCCTAAGCCTGCTACCCTAGCAGTTGTGTTTCCGTAGAACTCAATAGTGTGGAAAGTTTTTCTGGGTGGGTTCTAACGTAGGTGGTTACTTGGGGTAGTATGTTTCCGTAGAACTCAATAGTGTGGAAAGTGGATCCTCCTAAAGCGCCATTCGGCCATCCTGCTGGCCCTTCTGAAGTTTCCGTAGAACTCAATAGTGTGGAAAGAAGGCTTTCTGGAGTGATGGCCCGCTGTTCTGCCTGTCCTTTGTTTGTGTTTCCGTAGAACTCAATAGTGTGGAAAGACACTAACTTCCTGCTCCTCAAATCCCAATTTTATAAGTTTCCGTAGAACTCAATAGTGTGGAAAGGTCAAGTTGCGGACGATCTTGGCGTGGGCCCTGTCGAGGGCCTCGAAGGTTTCCGTAGAACTCAATAGTGTGGAAAGAGGGATTCTTGATCCATCAAATGTGTCACCAAAATCAGTTTCCGTAGAACTGAATAGTGTGGAAAGATTATCTTCTGTACCAACTGCTCTGCGTTTTCAACACGTTTCCGTAGAACTGAATAGTGTGGAAAGCCGATGCTCTTTATTCCGCTCTCCTTGATTCCCCCTATGGTTTCCGTAGAACTGAATAGTGTGGAAAGTCCATATTTGATCTTGGCGATCCTACTCCTGATATTCGGAGCCATAGTTTCCGTAGAACTGAATAGTGTGGAAAGAAATGATGCATTTTCCTAATTAGCTTTTGATAATTTTCCGTAGTACTTAGTAGTGGGCTGGAGGCTATGAAAAGCCCAATATATATTACCCAGCCCGGGATATTGGAGAGAAAGGCAAATACAGTTTTCTTCGTGAACGAGAACGGAAAGAAAGCTTTGCCAATACAGAACATAAGTGAGATCCACTGCTTCGCTCCCACAACATTAACCAGTGGGGTAATAAAGCTACTTGCAGATAACGACGTTCCCGTGCACTTCTACAATAAGTATGGCTATTACCGAGGCTCCTTCATGCCCGCCGAAGGCCAGATTAGCGGAGCTATAGTGATAGCCCAAGCCTCCCACTACCTCGACAAAGAGAAGAGAGCCTATATAGCCAGGGAGTTCCTGAACGGAATAAAGGCCTCGATGATAAGGCTACTCAAATCCCAGAGCGTGGACCCAATGGACATTGAGGAGATCGAGGTAAGAGGAGAGAGCGCCCAGGAACTCATGGGGATCGAAAGTCAGCTATGGAAAGCATTCTACGAAAACTTTGCTGGAATGCTAAAGTACTTCTCCTTCGATGAGAGGAACAGGAGGCCACCGAGGGATGAGGTAAATGCAATGATAAGTTATGGGAACTCA encodes the following:
- the csm5 gene encoding type III-A CRISPR-associated RAMP protein Csm5, giving the protein MNVLTPLHIGNGNELTPIDFYPRDNEILVLDVERLVHDLQRLGADIGEILDMIRNPTEDLYVWKKFFAEYRINPEQYAKYKLKVRGRIGKMSSRIREFIKENGKPYIPGSSIKGAIRTAVMYEIIKECGNTLTVIEALKEGAKVAGKDPIAVQGLIRGIGHPANSDILDYYIHYIDMEIKRASQRRKGVNLRTIDDLLEAIVFGFDIGRGGVRHEPKRDPLRALIVRDSSKVQLKNLAVYEVRIIGADVDIPVWVEALEPNTTFNVEVKFDKDLAERNSSYFNGLLWHCKGEELEDFIWKAVEDFYGELARIDGIRGSNLLRIGWGKGWVSNTIGLLLKRKGQKWERVRKKLGLGKKPKGKSISSVFPKTRRIADGMPMGWVEL
- a CDS encoding TM1812 family CRISPR-associated protein, which gives rise to MKVLISPWGNFRSWSEVEYHFEGKRMKSKSPLPLLHDAIEPDKTMVILPDTLASDLERAEREVEEGAREFLRELGVEAEVIVIRELGSSPTESSWGIQRTPITISPTGFPGRFQ
- a CDS encoding TM1812 family CRISPR-associated protein yields the protein MIEERNIVERPVSEKVGKRVLKNYSLENAEFGRIMAKFRINSAKLNLWTSSILLGLPLLLATTHPNLTEILQILDEALCEFRENTEVQGKTLERRIGLGKDFATLSKLAFQVRVINCLLEDMNLPKEELSADELFEIADRVFKGRIGASTRKEIDRILTRVGDVKEWTRLREFFPNANPQVDPRNFLAHAGLEANLVEVKREKDVLFRYTKDRVLYGGKMEDPWRVISRILGG
- the cas7i gene encoding type I-B CRISPR-associated protein Cas7/Cst2/DevR, encoding MKAIEVVTLTKVEGANLNSNGTEGVISVLKKVRDPVDGREYVRISGQSVKYHLRQILKELGWELSQIVPRAEGGQKVIVSQGEPHRYIDDDLFGYMIAKKVEGKNATLRRTAVVRTNGMMSIFPYQEDRDFGVRYDPTGDQHNIYETEITTNVMRGNFFIEVDRLGVFKEGLEVPRLEGLEVRRERDPTGNEVTLYVLPKEEREKRLRAIIKAILEYHGGAKLSNFFTKVYPEIAVVVLLRRKIPVVGDALRVKEGYVDGKFVLDVERLKETLEAFRDNIEKIYIGLFESRFANVEELKEAFKDWDNVKIMSMKDLKEEMEKIGLGE
- the cas5 gene encoding CRISPR-associated protein Cas5; amino-acid sequence: MKLLGLVVDARPLQAHFRVPHSSLLLETYPFPPKTTAIGMVAGAMGLGERNFLQLVREVKYGVIIEDPGERIEEVSAIYKNPYSPSYPITRVSLYKPRFRMFFLGEEEVIERAYDALQDPVYVPYMGDSESLFYPNGRKFVEILNVEEGEETTLRSVLPGDAKIKEFKPLRKRIQVPRMYEAPVDFTVKGKSRRAVYGKFVAFSGGFVELEEPLKVVLFDGEPVFVF
- the cas1b gene encoding type I-B CRISPR-associated endonuclease Cas1b, translating into MKSPIYITQPGILERKANTVFFVNENGKKALPIQNISEIHCFAPTTLTSGVIKLLADNDVPVHFYNKYGYYRGSFMPAEGQISGAIVIAQASHYLDKEKRAYIAREFLNGIKASMIRLLKSQSVDPMDIEEIEVRGESAQELMGIESQLWKAFYENFAGMLKYFSFDERNRRPPRDEVNAMISYGNSVLYTVTLSEIRKTYLHPAISFLHEPLERRYSLSLDLADIFKPITVFRVILRLVNRRKIKEEHFSRDVGVLLNREGLRIFLKELNDELERKVMHPKLKRKVSIRYLIRLEAYSLVKHVLGDKEYKALRAWW